From a single Mangifera indica cultivar Alphonso chromosome 19, CATAS_Mindica_2.1, whole genome shotgun sequence genomic region:
- the LOC123202958 gene encoding uncharacterized protein LOC123202958 has product MGSTNSKSKASIAISSSSRLFSKRLLFDRRYGWVFDEWKSPSEEALAGGRGMFCILPVAKALLKIASDSINLAASSAVEVYERPDLYSPQSLKASFNGWLQSISSYVQKPQFNRLKFKENST; this is encoded by the exons ATGGGCTCAACAAACTCCAAATCCAAAGCCTCAATAGCCATCTCTTCTTCTTCGCGATTGTTTTCAAAACGACTCTTGTTCGACCGCCGCTACGGATGGGT GTTTGACGAATGGAAGAGCCCATCTGAAGAAGCTCTCGCTGGAGGCCGGGGAAT GTTTTGCATATTGCCTGTAGCAAAAGCTCTCTTAAAGATAGCTTCAGACTCG ATCAACCTTGCAGCAAGCTCTGCTGTTGAAGTGTATGAGAGGCCAGACCTCTACTCTCCTCAGTCACTGAAGGCTAGTTTCAATGGTTGGCTTCAGAGCATCTCATCTTATGTTCAGAAGCCACAATTCAACCGtcttaaattcaaagaaaattctaCATAA
- the LOC123203657 gene encoding protein PARTING DANCERS isoform X1: MAYQKSSYGDPTAQNTSHFANSGGAGVCMMSSTWRDEQHPSFINFISSFLGANSFRLNFVRIAPDLIFNCGGLSVSFIFVTNWNCNNIEPVFGRVKKLKEQFAHLYVVVSLPTRDQNDSFVRSYFKYDMDLGRPTFVPVQDIEMGLEKIVKIAHSRGGTIVLYEAHLSFYSGSLLNTIYTAACKQRDALSKMKAERKRSVQRMDIFLEVITSIPSIDNHDAYALNQAIGSIEAIAKASKEYILENTDLSADKAEAIVRFFRDPKFYLNPKIN; this comes from the exons ATGGCATATCAAAAATCAAGCTACGGCGATCCAACGGCTCAGAACACGTCACATTTCGCTAACTCAG GAGGTGCAGGAGTTTGTATGATGAGCAGCACATGGAGAGATGAACAGCACCCATCATTCATCAATTTTATCTCTTCCTTCCTCGGTGCAAATTCTTTCCGCCTCAATTTTGTTCGAATAGCTCCT gacttaatttttaactgtGGAGGTTTGTCAGTCTCATTCATTTTCGTCACAAACTGGAACTGCAACAATATTGAGCCAGTCTTTGGCAG GGTGAAGAAACTAAAGGAGCAGTTTGCCCATCTCTATGTTGTTGTCAGTCTCCCAACTAGAGACCAAAATGATTCTTTTGTTCGCTCTTACTTCAA ATATGATATGGACCTTGGCAGACCAACATTTGTGCCAGTTCAAGACATAGAGATGGGTTTGGAAAAGATTGTTAAAATAGCTCACTCTCGTGGAGGTACAATTGTTCTCTATGAAGCTCACCTCAGTTTCTATTCAGGTAGCTTATTGAATACCATTTATACTGCAGCATGCAAGCAGCGAGATGCTTTATCAAAAATGAAGGCTGAG AGAAAGCGGTCAGTGCAGCGAATGGACATCTTCCTTGAAGTGATCACATCCATACCATCTATAGATAATCATGATGCATATGCG CTTAATCAAGCTATTGGCTCAATTGAAGCAATTGCTAAAGCATCAAAGGAATACATTCTAGAGAACACGGACCTATCAGCAGACAAGGCTGAAGCGATAGTCAGGTTCTTCAGAGATCCAAAGTTTTATCTCAATCCAAAAATCAATTAA
- the LOC123203657 gene encoding protein PARTING DANCERS isoform X3: protein MAYQKSSYGDPTAQNTSHFANSGGAGVCMMSSTWRDEQHPSFINFISSFLGANSFRLNFVRIAPDLIFNCGGLSVSFIFVTNWNCNNIEPVFGRVKKLKEQFAHLYVVVSLPTRDQNDSFVRSYFKPTFVPVQDIEMGLEKIVKIAHSRGGTIVLYEAHLSFYSGSLLNTIYTAACKQRDALSKMKAERKRSVQRMDIFLEVITSIPSIDNHDAYALNQAIGSIEAIAKASKEYILENTDLSADKAEAIVRFFRDPKFYLNPKIN from the exons ATGGCATATCAAAAATCAAGCTACGGCGATCCAACGGCTCAGAACACGTCACATTTCGCTAACTCAG GAGGTGCAGGAGTTTGTATGATGAGCAGCACATGGAGAGATGAACAGCACCCATCATTCATCAATTTTATCTCTTCCTTCCTCGGTGCAAATTCTTTCCGCCTCAATTTTGTTCGAATAGCTCCT gacttaatttttaactgtGGAGGTTTGTCAGTCTCATTCATTTTCGTCACAAACTGGAACTGCAACAATATTGAGCCAGTCTTTGGCAG GGTGAAGAAACTAAAGGAGCAGTTTGCCCATCTCTATGTTGTTGTCAGTCTCCCAACTAGAGACCAAAATGATTCTTTTGTTCGCTCTTACTTCAA ACCAACATTTGTGCCAGTTCAAGACATAGAGATGGGTTTGGAAAAGATTGTTAAAATAGCTCACTCTCGTGGAGGTACAATTGTTCTCTATGAAGCTCACCTCAGTTTCTATTCAGGTAGCTTATTGAATACCATTTATACTGCAGCATGCAAGCAGCGAGATGCTTTATCAAAAATGAAGGCTGAG AGAAAGCGGTCAGTGCAGCGAATGGACATCTTCCTTGAAGTGATCACATCCATACCATCTATAGATAATCATGATGCATATGCG CTTAATCAAGCTATTGGCTCAATTGAAGCAATTGCTAAAGCATCAAAGGAATACATTCTAGAGAACACGGACCTATCAGCAGACAAGGCTGAAGCGATAGTCAGGTTCTTCAGAGATCCAAAGTTTTATCTCAATCCAAAAATCAATTAA
- the LOC123203079 gene encoding probable protein phosphatase 2C 2: protein MVDFQEFPWGFSIVSLVIYILGALRKAIAMASLCLNSPLSSPSPHPLSWVGQLFLQQGAAGSFVSDNSESRQENHNIKHSLESTQTLHDDKSSQENPCVLDGKVMQENVVMSEGPVSAPADSGKGGIRLRKRPARLVVPDNYSNIGLKNEMERNNNKLERTEFELEGRDFSLVSKKGRREAMEDAYGVMVDILGDPKQAFFAVIDGHGGRAAADYVAENLGRNIVKKLRNDGETNAKLEDAIREGYQITDTEFLSKGIKSGACTASVLLKNGELHVANVGDCRVVLSRKGIANSLTMDHRPSREDERLRIENAGGFVHNCNGVWRVQGSLAVSRAIGDSHLKEWVISEPEIRSLPLTPDCEFLIMASDGLWDKVNEQEAVDVVSRDNNSLESCKKLIEISSSRGNMDDITVMVIKLQKFVTNCP from the exons ATGGTAGATTTTCAAGAATTTCCATGGGGTTTCTCCATTGTTTCTCTTGTTATTTACATCCTTGGCGCCCTCAGAAAGGCCATAGCCATGGCCTCCCTATGCCTCAACTctcctctttcttctccttctcctcaTCCTCTTTCATGGGTCGGCCAACTTTTTCTCCAACAAGGAGCTGCTGGCTCTTTTGTTTCTGATAATTCAGAGAGCCGGCAAGAGAATCATAACATTAAACATTCTCTAGAATCTACACAAACTTTGCATGATGATAAAAGTTCTCAAGAAAATCCCTGTGTTTTAGATGGGAAAGTTATGCAAGAAAATGTTGTTATGAGCGAGGGGCCAGTTTCTGCTCCTGCAGACAGTGGAAAGGGGGGTATAAGGTTGAGGAAGAGGCCGGCAAGGCTTGTTGTGCCTGACAATTATTCGAACATAGGATTGAAGAATGAAATGGAGAGGAACAATAATAAGTTAGAGAGAACGGAGTTTGAGCTTGAAGGAAGAGATTTTAGTTTGGTTAGtaagaaaggaagaagagaggCTATGGAAGACGCATATGGAGTCATGGTTGATATTCTTGGAGACCCTAAACAG GCATTTTTTGCTGTAATTGATGGGCATGGCGGCCGTGCAGCGGCAGATTATGTGGCTGAAAATTTAGGAAGAAATATAGTGAAAAAGCTGAGAAATGATGGGGAAACAAATGCAAAATTGGAAGATGCAATTCGGGAAGGCTACCAGATTACAGACACAGAGTTCCTTAGTAAg GGAATTAAAAGTGGAGCCTGTACAGCTAGTGTTCTATTGAAGAATGGTGAGTTACATGTAGCAAATGTTGGTGATTGTAGAGTAGTTTTGAGTAGGAAAGGAATAGCTAATTCTCTGACAATGGATCATCGTCCAAGCCGGGAAGATGAGCGACTTCGAATCGAGAATGCA GGTGGTTTTGTGCATAATTGTAACGGTGTTTGGAGAGTTCAAGGTTCACTTGCAGTTTCTAGAGCTATTGGAGATTCGCATTTGAAAGAATGGGTCATTTCTGAACCAGAAATTAGAAGTCTTCCACTGACTCCAGATTGTGAGTTCTTGATTATGGCTTCTGATGGATTGTGGGATAAG GTAAATGAGCAAGAGGCAGTAGACGTGGTTTCAAGAGACAACAACTCATTAGAGTCCTGCAAAAAGCTTATCGAGATATCTTCTAGCAGAGGCAACATGGATGATATTACAGTTATGGTAATCAAGCTTCAAAAATTTGTGACAAACTGTCCTTAA
- the LOC123203657 gene encoding protein PARTING DANCERS isoform X2, producing the protein MAYQKSSYGDPTAQNTSHFANSGVCMMSSTWRDEQHPSFINFISSFLGANSFRLNFVRIAPDLIFNCGGLSVSFIFVTNWNCNNIEPVFGRVKKLKEQFAHLYVVVSLPTRDQNDSFVRSYFKYDMDLGRPTFVPVQDIEMGLEKIVKIAHSRGGTIVLYEAHLSFYSGSLLNTIYTAACKQRDALSKMKAERKRSVQRMDIFLEVITSIPSIDNHDAYALNQAIGSIEAIAKASKEYILENTDLSADKAEAIVRFFRDPKFYLNPKIN; encoded by the exons ATGGCATATCAAAAATCAAGCTACGGCGATCCAACGGCTCAGAACACGTCACATTTCGCTAACTCAG GAGTTTGTATGATGAGCAGCACATGGAGAGATGAACAGCACCCATCATTCATCAATTTTATCTCTTCCTTCCTCGGTGCAAATTCTTTCCGCCTCAATTTTGTTCGAATAGCTCCT gacttaatttttaactgtGGAGGTTTGTCAGTCTCATTCATTTTCGTCACAAACTGGAACTGCAACAATATTGAGCCAGTCTTTGGCAG GGTGAAGAAACTAAAGGAGCAGTTTGCCCATCTCTATGTTGTTGTCAGTCTCCCAACTAGAGACCAAAATGATTCTTTTGTTCGCTCTTACTTCAA ATATGATATGGACCTTGGCAGACCAACATTTGTGCCAGTTCAAGACATAGAGATGGGTTTGGAAAAGATTGTTAAAATAGCTCACTCTCGTGGAGGTACAATTGTTCTCTATGAAGCTCACCTCAGTTTCTATTCAGGTAGCTTATTGAATACCATTTATACTGCAGCATGCAAGCAGCGAGATGCTTTATCAAAAATGAAGGCTGAG AGAAAGCGGTCAGTGCAGCGAATGGACATCTTCCTTGAAGTGATCACATCCATACCATCTATAGATAATCATGATGCATATGCG CTTAATCAAGCTATTGGCTCAATTGAAGCAATTGCTAAAGCATCAAAGGAATACATTCTAGAGAACACGGACCTATCAGCAGACAAGGCTGAAGCGATAGTCAGGTTCTTCAGAGATCCAAAGTTTTATCTCAATCCAAAAATCAATTAA
- the LOC123203657 gene encoding protein PARTING DANCERS isoform X4 — MAYQKSSYGDPTAQNTSHFANSGGAGVCMMSSTWRDEQHPSFINFISSFLGANSFRLNFVRIAPDLIFNCGGLSVSFIFVTNWNCNNIEPVFGRVKKLKEQFAHLYVVVSLPTRDQNDSFVRSYFKYDMDLGRPTFVPVQDIEMGLEKIVKIAHSRGACKQRDALSKMKAERKRSVQRMDIFLEVITSIPSIDNHDAYALNQAIGSIEAIAKASKEYILENTDLSADKAEAIVRFFRDPKFYLNPKIN; from the exons ATGGCATATCAAAAATCAAGCTACGGCGATCCAACGGCTCAGAACACGTCACATTTCGCTAACTCAG GAGGTGCAGGAGTTTGTATGATGAGCAGCACATGGAGAGATGAACAGCACCCATCATTCATCAATTTTATCTCTTCCTTCCTCGGTGCAAATTCTTTCCGCCTCAATTTTGTTCGAATAGCTCCT gacttaatttttaactgtGGAGGTTTGTCAGTCTCATTCATTTTCGTCACAAACTGGAACTGCAACAATATTGAGCCAGTCTTTGGCAG GGTGAAGAAACTAAAGGAGCAGTTTGCCCATCTCTATGTTGTTGTCAGTCTCCCAACTAGAGACCAAAATGATTCTTTTGTTCGCTCTTACTTCAA ATATGATATGGACCTTGGCAGACCAACATTTGTGCCAGTTCAAGACATAGAGATGGGTTTGGAAAAGATTGTTAAAATAGCTCACTCTCGTGGAG CATGCAAGCAGCGAGATGCTTTATCAAAAATGAAGGCTGAG AGAAAGCGGTCAGTGCAGCGAATGGACATCTTCCTTGAAGTGATCACATCCATACCATCTATAGATAATCATGATGCATATGCG CTTAATCAAGCTATTGGCTCAATTGAAGCAATTGCTAAAGCATCAAAGGAATACATTCTAGAGAACACGGACCTATCAGCAGACAAGGCTGAAGCGATAGTCAGGTTCTTCAGAGATCCAAAGTTTTATCTCAATCCAAAAATCAATTAA